A single window of Bradyrhizobium daqingense DNA harbors:
- a CDS encoding peptide ABC transporter substrate-binding protein: MNENEIRNLIAEVKQGTLSRRSFIQRVAAIGITAPIASQILVWHDVAMADARLPYKPTKAGGGGPLKILLWQAPTLLNPHFAIGTKDQIASRIFFEPLAGWDKDGNLIPCLAAEAPTKANGGIAADGMSVTWKLKQGVKWHDGKPFTADDVVFTWQYAADLTTAAYTTGSYKDIKVEKIDDYTVKVIYKAPTPFWADPFVGGSVGQILPKHHFGDFVGAKSREAPANLKPVGTGPYKFVEFKPGDLIRAERNPDYHVKNQPHFDTIEVKGGGDAVSAARAVLQTGEYDFAWNMQVEEEVLKRMEAGGKGKLDITPSGNVEFIILNTTDPWTEVDGERSSVKTKHPTLSDPAVRRAINLLIDRDSIQKFIYGRGAIATASFVNAPKQFKSPKLKYEFDIDKASKILDEAGWTKGADGIREKDGKKLKYVFQTSTNAPRQKTQAIIKQACQKAGIEIEVKAVTASVFFSSDVGNPDTYSKFYADMEMYNTTQPQPDPERLLNQCVSWEIATKDNKWLGRNNSRYSDPEADKAYKAAQNELDPAKRAALLMKVDEIFCEANVFLPLLSRHIVNASVNNLMIDISGWDTITWNLAAWYRS; this comes from the coding sequence ATGAACGAGAACGAAATCCGCAATCTGATCGCGGAGGTGAAGCAAGGCACGCTGTCGCGACGCTCGTTCATCCAGCGCGTTGCCGCCATCGGGATCACCGCGCCGATCGCGAGCCAGATCCTGGTCTGGCACGACGTCGCGATGGCCGACGCCAGGCTCCCGTACAAACCGACCAAGGCGGGCGGCGGCGGCCCGCTCAAGATCCTGCTCTGGCAGGCCCCGACCCTGCTCAATCCGCATTTCGCGATCGGCACCAAGGACCAGATCGCCTCGCGCATCTTCTTCGAGCCGCTCGCCGGCTGGGACAAGGACGGCAACCTCATCCCCTGCCTTGCTGCCGAGGCTCCAACCAAGGCAAACGGCGGCATTGCGGCAGACGGCATGAGCGTGACCTGGAAGCTCAAGCAGGGCGTCAAGTGGCATGACGGCAAGCCCTTCACCGCCGACGACGTCGTGTTCACCTGGCAATACGCCGCGGACCTCACGACCGCGGCCTATACCACGGGATCGTACAAGGACATCAAGGTCGAGAAGATCGACGACTACACCGTCAAGGTGATCTACAAGGCGCCAACGCCGTTCTGGGCCGATCCCTTCGTCGGCGGCTCGGTCGGCCAGATCCTGCCGAAGCATCATTTCGGCGACTTTGTCGGCGCGAAGTCGCGCGAGGCACCGGCGAATCTGAAGCCGGTCGGCACCGGGCCATACAAGTTCGTCGAGTTCAAGCCGGGCGACCTGATCCGTGCCGAACGCAATCCCGACTATCACGTCAAGAACCAGCCGCATTTCGACACGATCGAAGTCAAGGGCGGCGGCGATGCGGTGTCGGCGGCGCGCGCGGTGCTGCAAACCGGCGAATACGACTTTGCCTGGAACATGCAGGTTGAGGAGGAGGTCCTCAAACGCATGGAGGCAGGCGGCAAAGGCAAGCTCGACATCACGCCTTCCGGCAATGTCGAATTCATCATCCTCAACACGACGGACCCCTGGACCGAGGTCGACGGCGAGCGTTCGAGCGTCAAGACCAAGCACCCGACGCTGTCCGATCCGGCCGTTCGTCGCGCGATCAACCTGTTGATCGATCGCGATTCGATCCAGAAGTTCATCTACGGACGCGGAGCCATCGCGACCGCGAGCTTCGTCAACGCGCCCAAGCAGTTCAAGTCCCCCAAGCTGAAATACGAGTTCGACATCGACAAGGCCAGCAAGATCCTCGACGAGGCCGGCTGGACCAAAGGCGCAGACGGCATTCGCGAGAAGGACGGCAAGAAGCTCAAATACGTCTTCCAGACCTCCACCAACGCCCCCCGCCAGAAGACCCAGGCCATCATCAAGCAGGCCTGCCAGAAGGCCGGCATCGAGATCGAGGTCAAGGCGGTCACCGCGTCGGTGTTCTTCTCCTCTGATGTCGGCAATCCCGATACCTATTCGAAATTCTATGCCGACATGGAGATGTACAACACCACGCAGCCGCAGCCCGACCCGGAGCGGTTGTTGAACCAATGCGTGTCCTGGGAGATCGCCACCAAGGACAACAAATGGCTGGGCCGCAACAATTCGCGCTATTCCGATCCCGAAGCCGACAAGGCCTACAAAGCCGCACAGAACGAGCTCGATCCCGCCAAGCGCGCGGCGCTGCTGATGAAGGTGGACGAGATCTTCTGCGAGGCCAACGTATTCCTGCCGCTGCTCTCACGCCACATCGTCAACGCCAGCGTCAACAATCTCATGATCGACATTTCGGGCTGGGACACCATCACGTGGAATCTGGCGGCGTGGTATCGCAGCTGA
- a CDS encoding SDR family oxidoreductase — protein MTDYPKPPFPAQQQPMPGSTRAMNPRPDHGEESYKGAGRLAGKKAIITGGDSGIGRAVAIAYAREGADIVISYLNEDEDAGEVKALVEREGRKAVLIPGDIRSPEHCRTIVRRTVEELGGIDILVNNAAHQATFKDIADISDDEWQRTFETNIHAMFYLTKAAVPHMRPGAAIVNTASVNSDMPNPTLLAYATTKGAIQNFTGGLAQMLAEKGIRVNAVAPGPIWTPLIPSTMPEDRVKNFGKQVPMQRAGQPAELATAYVMLADPLSSYTSGATLAVTGGKPFI, from the coding sequence ATGACCGATTATCCAAAACCGCCTTTTCCTGCTCAGCAGCAACCGATGCCCGGCTCGACGCGGGCGATGAATCCCAGGCCCGATCACGGCGAGGAGAGTTACAAGGGCGCCGGACGCCTGGCTGGAAAGAAGGCGATCATCACCGGCGGTGACAGCGGCATCGGCCGCGCCGTCGCGATCGCCTATGCGAGGGAAGGCGCCGACATCGTCATCTCCTATCTGAACGAGGACGAGGATGCCGGCGAGGTCAAGGCGCTGGTCGAGCGGGAGGGGCGCAAAGCCGTCCTGATCCCCGGTGACATCCGCAGTCCCGAGCATTGCCGCACCATCGTCCGGCGCACCGTCGAGGAACTCGGCGGCATCGACATCCTCGTCAACAATGCCGCTCATCAGGCGACGTTCAAGGACATCGCCGACATCAGCGACGACGAATGGCAGCGGACGTTCGAGACCAACATCCACGCCATGTTCTACCTGACCAAGGCCGCCGTCCCGCATATGCGTCCAGGCGCGGCCATCGTGAACACCGCCTCGGTGAACTCCGACATGCCGAATCCAACCCTGCTCGCCTATGCCACCACCAAGGGAGCCATTCAGAATTTCACCGGGGGATTGGCCCAGATGCTGGCGGAGAAGGGCATCCGGGTCAACGCTGTCGCCCCCGGTCCGATCTGGACGCCGCTGATTCCCTCGACGATGCCGGAGGACAGGGTCAAGAACTTCGGCAAGCAGGTCCCGATGCAGCGCGCCGGCCAGCCGGCCGAGCTCGCCACCGCCTATGTCATGCTCGCCGATCCGCTCTCGAGCTATACGTCAGGGGCGACGCTCGCCGTCACCGGTGGCAAGCCGTTCATCTGA
- a CDS encoding CMD domain protein, translated as MSTRDIIDTLAGIEPGSAPDAIRARRLQARENAQKSYLALFEPVDANEFALAERFAIATFVTGLHGESPVASFYREKLAATTDGAALVEAIQVEIQRGRTSGPYGAFPAGPLSIENKAGLIYRVSAERKPELGARLVAAFEHAHLLVFRPRDAASADMKALLAAGWSTTGIVTLSQLIAFLSFQLRVVSGLRTLAAANAQKEAAR; from the coding sequence ATGAGCACCAGGGATATCATCGACACGCTCGCCGGGATCGAGCCGGGATCGGCTCCTGATGCCATCCGCGCCCGCCGCCTTCAGGCGCGCGAGAACGCGCAGAAGAGCTATCTCGCTTTGTTCGAGCCGGTCGATGCGAACGAATTCGCGCTTGCAGAGCGCTTCGCGATCGCGACCTTCGTGACCGGACTGCATGGCGAGTCGCCCGTCGCGTCCTTCTATCGGGAGAAGCTTGCCGCGACTACGGATGGCGCGGCGCTCGTCGAGGCGATCCAGGTCGAGATTCAGCGCGGTCGGACCTCCGGCCCCTACGGCGCCTTTCCGGCCGGCCCGTTGTCGATCGAGAACAAGGCCGGTTTGATCTATCGCGTCAGCGCGGAGCGCAAGCCCGAGCTCGGCGCCCGGCTCGTTGCGGCGTTCGAGCATGCGCATCTCCTGGTGTTTCGTCCGCGCGATGCCGCTTCCGCAGACATGAAGGCGCTGCTGGCCGCCGGCTGGTCGACCACCGGGATCGTCACCTTGTCCCAGCTGATTGCGTTTCTGTCGTTCCAGTTGCGCGTCGTCAGCGGCTTGCGCACGCTCGCCGCAGCGAACGCACAAAAAGAGGCTGCAAGATGA
- a CDS encoding ferritin-like domain-containing protein — MGFFTKDIKSMEDLLIHGLQDIYYAEQQILKSLPTMIEKATNKDLVAGLKAHLEETRKQVERLEKVFAKLGKEPSGTHCPAIDGLIKEADETAGEIEDKAVLDAAIVANAQAVEHYEMCRYGTLIAWAEELGHDEIVRFLTTNLNEEKAANTKLNTVALRKGVNTKASNTKASNAA; from the coding sequence ATGGGTTTCTTCACCAAGGACATCAAATCGATGGAGGACTTGCTGATCCACGGCCTCCAGGACATTTACTACGCCGAACAGCAGATCCTGAAATCGCTGCCGACGATGATCGAGAAGGCCACTAACAAGGATCTCGTTGCTGGCCTGAAGGCGCATCTGGAAGAGACGCGCAAGCAGGTCGAGCGGCTCGAGAAGGTGTTCGCCAAGCTCGGCAAGGAGCCGAGCGGAACCCACTGCCCGGCCATCGACGGTCTCATCAAGGAGGCCGACGAGACCGCCGGCGAGATCGAGGACAAGGCGGTGCTGGATGCCGCCATCGTCGCGAACGCGCAGGCCGTCGAGCACTACGAGATGTGCCGCTACGGCACGCTGATCGCATGGGCCGAGGAGCTCGGCCACGACGAGATCGTGCGCTTCCTCACCACCAATCTGAACGAGGAGAAGGCCGCGAACACCAAGCTCAACACGGTGGCGCTGCGCAAGGGCGTCAACACAAAGGCTTCCAACACAAAGGCTTCCAACGCCGCGTGA
- a CDS encoding alkylhydroperoxidase domain protein: MSAPVNPPVAFTQDELGWVSWIDPLPEAELTERHFAGFVDRARAKSEYFRLLVRDPEVLEARTKTDKDIFYNVADGLPRAERELAAAATSRYNGCIYCASVHARFASTYSKRRDDVQRLLDEGVGADLGERWSAIVKASVALAATPIAFGPDNVEELRQAGLDDAEIVDVINGASFFNWANRLMLSLGEPSK; this comes from the coding sequence ATGAGCGCTCCCGTCAATCCGCCCGTCGCTTTCACCCAGGACGAACTCGGCTGGGTGTCGTGGATCGATCCGTTGCCCGAGGCCGAGCTGACCGAACGGCATTTCGCCGGCTTCGTCGATCGGGCCCGCGCCAAGTCGGAGTATTTCCGCCTGCTGGTGCGTGACCCCGAGGTCCTGGAAGCCCGTACCAAGACCGACAAGGACATCTTCTACAACGTCGCCGACGGCCTGCCGCGCGCGGAGCGTGAGCTCGCGGCGGCGGCGACCTCGCGCTACAATGGCTGCATCTATTGCGCCTCGGTGCATGCGCGCTTTGCCAGCACCTATTCCAAGCGCCGCGACGACGTGCAGCGGCTGCTCGATGAAGGCGTCGGTGCCGATCTCGGCGAGCGCTGGAGTGCAATCGTCAAGGCCTCGGTGGCGTTGGCTGCAACGCCGATCGCGTTTGGCCCTGACAATGTCGAGGAGCTGCGCCAGGCCGGGCTCGACGACGCCGAGATCGTCGACGTCATCAACGGTGCTTCATTCTTCAACTGGGCGAACCGGCTGATGCTGTCGCTCGGCGAGCCTTCGAAATGA
- a CDS encoding ABC transporter substrate-binding protein codes for MSNIDRRSLVKGSLATMMAGAAFSRAAFAQSSEPILLGVSGPLTGPNAQYGTQWKQGFDLALDEIQAAGGINGRKLAYQFEDSQSDPRQSVAIAQKFVSDPRIVMELGDFSSPASMAASPIYQRGGLVQFGFTNSHPDFTKGGDFMWSTSVSQADEQPLLASYAVKRLGLKKLAVLHLNTDWGRTSRDYFVKAAKEYGAEIAVTEGYIAEERDFRSTLVRVRDANPDGLILISYYSDGALIARQARQVGLKQTMCAASSVYSPKFLELGGEAVENVHLGTRYFPEDPRPEVKKFIAGFKAKYGGQEPDAFNAYSYDAMNMAAAVLKIGGTDRRAIRDAFAKVKDVSSVIFGQATFDVESRRVKGAMNAELVVRKGQFALWDGKPT; via the coding sequence ATGAGCAACATCGATCGTCGGTCCCTGGTCAAAGGCTCCCTCGCCACGATGATGGCGGGCGCGGCTTTCTCGCGCGCCGCCTTCGCGCAATCCTCCGAGCCGATCCTGCTCGGCGTCAGCGGACCCCTGACCGGACCGAATGCGCAATATGGCACGCAATGGAAGCAGGGCTTTGATCTCGCACTCGACGAGATCCAGGCTGCCGGCGGCATCAACGGCCGCAAGCTCGCCTACCAGTTCGAGGACAGCCAGAGCGACCCGCGCCAGTCGGTGGCGATCGCGCAGAAATTCGTGTCCGATCCCCGCATCGTCATGGAGCTCGGCGATTTCTCCAGCCCCGCCTCGATGGCAGCCTCGCCGATCTATCAGCGCGGCGGCCTCGTGCAGTTCGGCTTCACCAATTCGCACCCTGATTTCACCAAGGGCGGCGACTTCATGTGGAGCACGTCGGTGAGCCAGGCCGACGAGCAGCCGCTGCTGGCGTCCTATGCCGTGAAGCGGCTCGGCCTGAAGAAGCTCGCGGTGCTGCATCTCAACACCGATTGGGGCCGCACCAGCCGCGACTATTTCGTCAAGGCGGCCAAGGAATATGGCGCCGAGATCGCGGTGACCGAGGGCTATATCGCGGAGGAGCGCGACTTCCGCTCCACGCTGGTGCGTGTACGCGATGCCAATCCCGACGGTCTGATCCTGATCTCCTATTATTCCGACGGCGCGCTGATCGCGCGTCAGGCGCGCCAGGTCGGCCTGAAGCAGACCATGTGCGCCGCAAGCTCAGTCTATTCGCCAAAATTCCTGGAGCTCGGCGGAGAGGCGGTCGAGAACGTGCATCTCGGCACGCGCTATTTCCCGGAAGACCCGCGGCCCGAGGTGAAGAAGTTCATTGCCGGCTTCAAGGCGAAGTATGGCGGGCAGGAGCCCGACGCCTTCAACGCCTATTCCTACGACGCGATGAACATGGCGGCTGCCGTGCTGAAGATCGGCGGCACCGACCGCCGCGCCATCCGCGACGCCTTCGCCAAGGTGAAGGACGTTTCCAGCGTCATCTTCGGCCAGGCGACGTTCGACGTCGAGAGCCGTCGCGTCAAGGGCGCCATGAATGCCGAGCTCGTCGTGCGCAAGGGCCAGTTCGCACTCTGGGACGGCAAGCCGACCTGA
- a CDS encoding helix-turn-helix domain-containing protein encodes MSLQLSQPLTTKDHAFGSIDVSEIDGSRRRRSGYSGQAGKEGTTLSLVHLDVALAIEAPDMQRSARGSGFRVSAKRLDRNCGAEETTDPVMRRLSDALVATEEMHHPHSAILADALRLAIVTRRASAQTASPLREPDVEAHEGRACRIVRSLQKWRLKRVMQYVDENLGAKITLEQLAAVAGLSRMHFAAQFRAAVGMRPHEYLLKCRIERAQELLKQGDVSLVDTALTVGFQTQAHFTTVFKRFVGDTPYQWRSAYLAQFMPLPRPEAVPS; translated from the coding sequence ATGTCGCTACAGCTGTCACAGCCGCTTACCACCAAGGATCATGCATTCGGCTCGATCGATGTCTCGGAGATCGACGGCAGCAGGCGCCGGCGCTCGGGATATTCCGGTCAGGCTGGCAAGGAGGGGACGACGCTGTCTCTGGTTCATCTCGATGTTGCACTCGCCATCGAGGCGCCGGATATGCAGAGGTCCGCTCGCGGGTCCGGCTTCAGGGTGTCCGCCAAGCGCCTCGATCGGAACTGCGGTGCGGAGGAGACGACGGATCCCGTGATGCGGCGTCTTTCGGATGCGCTCGTAGCGACGGAAGAAATGCACCATCCGCATTCGGCCATCCTCGCCGACGCGTTGCGTCTTGCCATCGTGACCCGCCGCGCCAGCGCACAGACGGCGAGCCCGCTCAGAGAGCCCGATGTCGAAGCGCATGAGGGCCGCGCGTGCCGCATCGTGCGGTCGTTGCAGAAATGGCGCCTCAAGCGCGTGATGCAATATGTCGACGAAAATCTGGGCGCGAAGATCACGCTGGAGCAGCTCGCTGCCGTTGCCGGGCTCAGCCGGATGCACTTTGCCGCGCAGTTCCGGGCGGCTGTCGGGATGCGGCCTCACGAATATCTGTTGAAGTGCCGGATCGAGCGCGCCCAGGAGCTGCTCAAGCAAGGCGACGTCTCGCTGGTCGACACCGCCTTGACGGTGGGATTCCAGACCCAGGCGCACTTCACGACGGTGTTCAAGCGGTTCGTCGGCGATACGCCCTATCAATGGCGCAGCGCCTATCTCGCGCAGTTCATGCCGCTGCCGCGCCCGGAAGCTGTGCCGTCATGA
- a CDS encoding DUF3551 domain-containing protein, translating to MSSLIFGGALVAIIGISEATLEPPEPYGDRFCLRDDGHQTCGFATLALCMKSMTGADAECVREVAKDGNTDRAGRHAH from the coding sequence ATGTCCTCGCTGATTTTCGGTGGTGCCCTCGTTGCGATCATCGGCATTTCCGAGGCGACGCTCGAACCTCCGGAGCCATATGGCGATCGCTTCTGCCTCCGCGATGACGGGCATCAAACCTGCGGCTTTGCCACGCTGGCCCTGTGCATGAAGAGCATGACGGGGGCGGACGCCGAGTGCGTCCGTGAGGTCGCGAAGGACGGGAACACCGACCGTGCGGGTCGGCACGCGCATTGA
- a CDS encoding ABC transporter permease: protein MSSWLDYTINGLIVGNVYALVAVGLALIFGVSRLINFAQGSIYLVGAYIGWVAVVQLHTPLPLTIIVVAVAAAVVGLIIERFGLRPLQNSVRIAPLLATIGISFVLDQLVMLTFSPNPRALPSQLPDIRFQVGGGTIGPLDLLIAGVGLTSALLLFVFLRYTKLGWAVRATAQDRDAAMQMGVDVNRVNQAVFGIAAALGGVSGLLVGMYYNQIDTAMSLQATLKGVVAEVVGGAGNVPGAVIGSLLLGLVESYGVAMLGTSYRNLFAFLLLVVVLVLRPNGLFVSARQAPPEPLTGTFIAPSRPVHIPRWALLVAVAGFAILPLFPVSFYVLQTLINAWLLGMLALSLTLVAGTMGQVSLGHAALLAIGAYTSALLSLTLAVPVGLAVIGGGLMSAALGTLLISPSFRLRGHYVSIATLAIGEIVALVILNWESVTRGPIGISGIPPLSLFGYDLIGPTSIYWFSLAVMVVLALLQGRLLTSHLGRSFRAIRDDDIAARAYGLGLNRYKSLAFIFGGFAAGISGGIAAHLYSYINHETFNTQQSILALTVVILGGLGNVVGAILGSVALVGLPEVFRIAAEYRILIYGIVLLLLVRFRPQGLLGTV from the coding sequence GTGTCCTCCTGGCTCGACTACACCATCAACGGGCTGATCGTCGGCAATGTCTACGCGCTCGTTGCGGTCGGGCTCGCGCTGATCTTCGGCGTCAGCCGGCTGATCAACTTCGCGCAAGGCTCGATCTACCTCGTCGGCGCCTATATCGGCTGGGTCGCGGTGGTGCAGCTGCACACGCCGCTGCCGCTCACCATCATCGTGGTCGCCGTGGCCGCCGCCGTGGTCGGCCTAATCATCGAGCGCTTTGGCCTGCGGCCGCTGCAGAACTCCGTGCGCATCGCGCCGTTGCTCGCGACCATCGGCATCAGCTTCGTGCTCGACCAGCTGGTGATGCTGACCTTCTCGCCCAATCCGCGCGCGCTGCCGAGCCAGTTGCCCGATATCCGCTTCCAGGTCGGTGGCGGGACGATCGGACCACTCGACCTGCTCATCGCCGGCGTCGGCCTCACCAGCGCGCTGCTGCTGTTCGTGTTCCTGCGCTACACCAAGCTCGGCTGGGCCGTGCGTGCCACCGCGCAGGATCGTGACGCCGCCATGCAGATGGGCGTCGACGTCAATCGCGTCAATCAAGCCGTGTTCGGCATTGCGGCGGCGCTCGGCGGCGTCTCCGGCCTGCTGGTCGGCATGTACTATAACCAGATCGACACCGCGATGAGCCTTCAGGCGACGCTCAAGGGCGTCGTCGCGGAAGTCGTCGGCGGCGCGGGCAACGTGCCGGGCGCGGTCATCGGCAGTCTGCTGCTGGGATTGGTCGAGAGCTACGGCGTGGCCATGCTCGGCACCAGCTATCGCAATCTGTTCGCGTTCCTGCTGCTCGTCGTGGTGCTCGTGCTGCGGCCGAACGGCCTGTTCGTCAGCGCGCGGCAGGCGCCGCCCGAGCCGCTCACCGGCACGTTCATCGCGCCGAGCCGCCCGGTGCACATTCCGCGCTGGGCGCTATTGGTCGCGGTTGCCGGCTTCGCGATCCTGCCGCTGTTCCCGGTGTCCTTCTACGTGCTCCAGACCCTGATCAACGCCTGGCTGCTCGGCATGCTTGCGCTGAGTCTGACTTTGGTGGCGGGCACGATGGGGCAGGTGTCACTCGGCCATGCCGCATTGCTCGCGATCGGCGCCTACACCTCCGCGTTGCTGTCGCTGACATTGGCCGTTCCCGTGGGGCTCGCGGTCATCGGCGGCGGCCTGATGAGTGCCGCGCTCGGCACGCTCCTGATCTCGCCGTCGTTCCGCCTGCGCGGGCATTACGTCTCGATCGCAACGCTCGCCATCGGCGAGATCGTGGCGCTGGTGATCCTGAACTGGGAAAGCGTGACGCGCGGGCCGATCGGCATCTCCGGCATCCCGCCGCTGTCGCTGTTCGGCTACGATCTGATCGGCCCGACGTCGATCTACTGGTTCAGCCTCGCGGTGATGGTCGTGCTCGCGCTGCTCCAGGGGCGCCTGCTGACCTCGCATCTCGGCCGCAGCTTTCGCGCCATCCGCGACGACGACATCGCCGCGCGCGCCTATGGCCTCGGCCTCAACCGCTATAAATCGCTCGCCTTCATCTTCGGCGGGTTCGCCGCCGGAATCAGCGGCGGCATCGCCGCGCATCTTTATTCCTACATCAACCACGAGACCTTCAATACGCAGCAATCCATCCTGGCGCTGACGGTCGTGATCCTCGGCGGCCTCGGCAACGTCGTCGGCGCGATCCTCGGATCGGTCGCGCTGGTCGGCCTGCCCGAAGTCTTTCGGATCGCGGCGGAGTACCGCATCCTGATCTACGGCATCGTGCTGCTGCTGCTGGTGCGGTTCAGGCCGCAGGGCCTGCTGGGGACGGTCTGA
- a CDS encoding putative FMN-dependent luciferase-like monooxygenase, with protein sequence MKRFANLKRLGFFTRLLDEASPAERYRFAAEQIVRAEKAGLDSAWIAQHHFHEREGGLPSPFAFLGYVAAQTSRIRLGTGIVTLPLENAVRVAEDAAVLDLLCNGRFELGVGTGGNPSAFAAFGLDSAQRNEIFARNLEVVRAALVGKALDGGDTLYPQRPELDRRIWQATFSVAGGARAGKAGDGLLLSRTQPRSKDAPRATLAEIQNPIIDAYLAALPVGCEPRIMASRSVFVADDHAEAMRLADIGLRRALPQFMKGGHLPPGDTLEEMITAFDTHVGAADAVIASLRADATLERVTDLVFQAHSVDAPHPYILRSIELVADKVAPALGWTRTAPGVALAG encoded by the coding sequence ATGAAACGCTTTGCAAACCTGAAACGACTGGGCTTCTTCACGCGCCTGCTGGACGAGGCTTCGCCGGCCGAGCGCTACCGGTTCGCCGCCGAGCAGATCGTGCGCGCGGAGAAGGCCGGGCTCGATTCCGCCTGGATCGCGCAGCATCATTTCCACGAGCGCGAAGGTGGCCTGCCGTCGCCCTTCGCCTTCCTCGGTTACGTCGCCGCGCAGACCTCGCGCATCCGCCTCGGCACCGGCATCGTCACGCTGCCGCTGGAAAATGCGGTGCGGGTGGCGGAGGACGCCGCGGTGCTCGACCTGCTCTGCAACGGCCGCTTCGAGCTCGGCGTCGGCACCGGCGGCAACCCGTCGGCCTTCGCCGCCTTCGGCCTCGACAGCGCCCAGCGCAACGAGATCTTTGCCCGCAACCTGGAAGTGGTCCGTGCCGCGCTGGTCGGCAAGGCTCTCGACGGTGGCGACACGCTCTATCCGCAACGGCCGGAATTGGACAGGCGCATCTGGCAGGCGACATTCTCCGTCGCCGGTGGTGCTCGCGCCGGCAAGGCGGGCGATGGCCTGTTGTTGTCGCGCACGCAGCCGCGGAGCAAGGATGCGCCGCGCGCGACACTCGCCGAGATCCAGAACCCGATCATCGACGCCTATCTCGCGGCGCTTCCTGTGGGATGCGAGCCCCGCATCATGGCTTCGCGCAGCGTTTTCGTCGCCGACGACCATGCCGAAGCGATGCGGCTCGCGGACATCGGGTTGCGGCGTGCGCTGCCGCAGTTCATGAAGGGCGGCCATCTCCCTCCGGGCGACACGCTGGAGGAGATGATCACGGCATTCGATACCCATGTCGGCGCGGCGGACGCGGTCATCGCCTCGCTCCGCGCCGACGCTACGCTCGAGCGGGTGACCGATCTGGTGTTCCAGGCACATTCGGTCGACGCGCCGCACCCCTATATTTTGCGTTCGATCGAGCTGGTCGCCGACAAGGTCGCGCCGGCGCTGGGATGGACCCGGACCGCACCTGGCGTGGCGTTGGCGGGCTAA
- a CDS encoding MetQ/NlpA family ABC transporter substrate-binding protein, producing the protein MSFRFPLILSTVLALWSAAVRAETIKIGVTPGPHAQILEAVKPIAAKQGLDLQLIEFSDYVVPNAALDAGEIQANSFQNQPYLDNQKADRGYKIEAVALTVNFPIGVYSKKHKAFGDIPEGGKVSIPNDPTNGGRVLLLLRDKGVIKLKDGTGFKPTVLDITDNPKKLKFIEVDAAQAPRALDDVDAAAINTNYATQAGLDPVKDPILREDPKGPYVNLIAVRAADKDKPWVKTLVSSYHTPEVKEFVLTKFKGAVLPSW; encoded by the coding sequence ATGTCTTTTCGCTTCCCGCTGATCCTCTCGACCGTGCTCGCTCTCTGGTCCGCCGCGGTGCGCGCCGAGACCATCAAGATCGGCGTCACGCCGGGACCGCACGCGCAGATCCTGGAGGCGGTGAAGCCGATCGCGGCCAAGCAGGGCCTCGACCTCCAGCTGATCGAGTTCTCCGACTATGTCGTGCCCAACGCCGCGCTCGATGCCGGCGAGATCCAGGCGAATTCGTTCCAGAACCAACCTTACCTGGACAATCAGAAGGCCGACCGCGGCTATAAGATCGAGGCCGTCGCGCTCACCGTGAACTTCCCGATCGGCGTCTATTCGAAGAAGCACAAGGCCTTCGGCGACATCCCCGAGGGCGGCAAGGTTTCGATCCCCAACGATCCGACCAATGGCGGCCGCGTGCTGCTGCTGCTGCGCGACAAGGGCGTGATCAAGCTGAAGGACGGCACCGGCTTCAAGCCGACGGTGCTCGACATCACCGACAATCCCAAAAAGCTGAAGTTCATCGAGGTCGATGCGGCGCAGGCGCCGCGTGCGCTCGACGACGTCGACGCCGCCGCGATCAACACCAATTATGCAACCCAGGCGGGCCTCGACCCCGTCAAGGACCCGATCCTGCGCGAGGACCCGAAGGGACCCTACGTCAACCTGATCGCCGTTCGCGCCGCCGACAAGGACAAGCCCTGGGTCAAGACCCTCGTCAGCAGCTACCACACGCCTGAGGTCAAGGAATTCGTCCTGACCAAGTTCAAGGGCGCGGTACTGCCGAGCTGGTAG